AAGTTTATTAGCTATCTAGGTAATTTAATCATTAATACTACTATCGTACGTTAGACTATCACTTACCGTTGTGAGATTTAACGCAAGATATTATAATAATATTTATTCAATGTAGTTATAAGCCATCCATGGTTATGAGAACTGAAAAGTAATTGTTAATTAACTTTCACATTCTAGATTAAACGATTGCACCCCTCCAAAACTAATTGTCTTTATATGTATGTCCGGTTTAGAATGAACTCCCACTTTCTTGTTAATCCGATGCCTATGTTCATTTGTTGTATCTCTTGTCAAGATAAACAATACATAACTCATTTTCATCTTAATATATCACGAGAATTACCAAAATGATGTAATCCTCTAGATCTGCTCGTAATTGCATCTAATTATAAGAGTAAATTTTTTATGCACTATCAATATATCCATTTGATCTAAATATAAAAAAGAGTAATTTTTCAATACAACAATTTGTGTGTATCTTTTTAAAGTATTTTACCAATAACGATGTGGTATGGtagagaaaaaaataatttacaaCTTGTAAGTTGTAACATGTacttgtattattattattattattattctcctcaaaaagaatttaaaataggTAGTGATCTTGTTTTGTCCTTTATTTATATTTAGATACCTTGAGTGGCTCTTGGCATCATAGGACTCCATGGCCCAATGGATAAGGCGCTGGTCTACGGAACCAGAGATTCTGGGTTcgatccccagtggagtcgttTTGCAAGTCATTTTCTCTCCCCGGTTCTCTATCTTTTCTTCTCTGTCTCCAGCCAATATTTTTGAACTTTGGACAATTAATTTCTTCCTAAAGGACCCAAACAATAAAGACTTTGAACATAAATAATTACAATTTTGCGTTCAACACTCCTTGAAGTTGGATTAAGGTGAGtttcaatttcttccaaaataaataaaaacatggAGCCATGAATAGTTACTAATTTCTGTTCAACACCTTTTGATGCTGGATTAAGACAAGTTTGACCCTCCAAACTATTTTCTTAACTAACAACAGTACTGTTAAGCACAATTAATAAGATGGCTTGACCACCAAGCATTTGATGCTAAAATTTGTTTTCTTGCCAGGGCTTTCAGTTCTTTCACAATCCCACttcactttcttttttccccaGCAAAGACCAAGATACTGGTCTCTTGTCTTACATTCTTTTATATTCTATTCTCTGCAGCAATGTCTTGGCTCTCAAGGGTTGACTGTCCAGTGTTCCAATGCCAATAATATAGCCAATTcttaacatcttctaactcaaAAACAGAAGATCAGATGACATGTTGTTATACATAAGAAAACATAGCATGGAACACATTCTTGTATACGATACTGAAATTTTCAGAGGATGAATAGTAATAGTGGACCAAGTACTTCTAGTTTCAAGAACATAACATTGCCAAGCTAAAAGTCATACCAATTCTTCCATTAATTCTTTTTTCATTCATTGATAAATTGCTAGTTCTTGAATTAAGCACCAAATGCAGGATGCAAAGTTATAGACTTGTAGTTTCACTCATAGGAAACAAAGAATATTTTAGAGTTTGTGCTGGACAGCCACAATAATAGCTTGTAAGTAGAGAAGATGAAGTAGGTAAAAATTACGTGCACTGCTACTGTACTAGGCAAATATGGCAAAAGACATCATTGCAACTTGAGTGGTGTTTTCTGTGTACGGGTCTCATGTTCCAACACATCTCTCCCAATGCATTTACAGATCATTGCCCAAAGCATAACAAGAACATTTTCCTCTAATAATACTCCACTATAATGACTGAAAGCTTAGTGAAGGAAAACTTGATCTGTCATTGACGTCATTAGCTGAAAATAAAAGCTTAAACTCTTTTTTTACACTTGCAATATAATAATGTAATTGAAACATGACAACTAAAGGTGGCAATCAATGATCTGTGGTTGTTTCTCTATGGAGCATGTATTAAATGACAGAAAAAGATTGAAGCAATCTCAGGATGAAAGCGTATTTGGTAGATCTTTCCTACCAACACCCAATCAAATGTATATGGAGGAAAGGAATAATGGTTTGAAAACGAGTTATTAAGCAACACATCTGTAGCAGCCAGCTGCTCTGCCATTATTGAAGCTTGCCTTGTGTTTGTTGAGGAGGGCCGCTGTATAACGATTTCAGCTGTCTACTTATCAGCTTGCTATGCTGGACAGCCATTTGCATTTCCAAGTCATCAGACCACCACTGCTCCAATCCATGTGCCTCAAGAAACTTTTGATTGCCCTTtgacatcacaaaaagtttggCAGCAAAATTTCCACTGCAAGGCCTGGTGTTTTCCTTTTCAGTCTGGCTGTTTTCTGCTCCATCTGGGTCAGTATAATAGCAACAAATGTAGTCACTGTTATTGACATACAAATGTGGCACCCATTGCTTCATTCCTGCGATTATCGAGGTTGCAGCTGGATCAGTACTGCCCTGATTTTCACTGTTTAAAGGAAGCATCGACCTTACCCTCTTCCAAACAAATCCAGCTTTTTCCCCAATGCTTCTAAAGCTCATAGCTAATGAAACTGATGGTGGATTAAATAGATGAGCTTCCACATATATTCCTTCTTTAGCTAATGCTTTTCCCACTTGGAGTGCAAAACCAGCACCTAAGGAATGACCTGCAATACATATGCTGCTACTTCCATATTTCTCAGCAACGGATTTTAATGCCTTCAAAGCTCCATGGAATCTAACAGATCCTTTTAAACTTTCCCAAGCTAGGAAACGGAGATCGTCCTCAATATCCCGTCTAATTGTTGGACTTTTCAGAAGTGTTCCTCTCAGTGCTAGAACAGCTCTTGGAGCACCACTAGGTCTCATGAGTACAAAATCAGCCAAAGCAGCAGATCGATCCCATTCAAGTATTCCACCATATATGGATCCATCTCTTTCATCTACTAAGGTCTGGACCAGCTTGTACTTAAAGGGTATCCACCATTTTGGAGCAAGAGCATTTTCTGGGGTCCTCTTTTCCTGTCTATCAAGTTCAAGCAAGTACACAGCTTGTATAAAGCAGGCAATGACGGTTCTCTTGTAATTACCATCTTTCCTGCATATTCAATTTACTGAGAATGTCAAACGTGAATTTCTAGTTTTATGGCATTTACATTTTCCTATATGAAATGACAGTTAGATGCATAAATGGGTGATAAAATTATCTATCAATCATTCCAAGAAGGAATAGTGCATCCTATTAAAGAAAAAACATCACATTTTCtgttaaaaaatgaaaatctggAGGCCTTATTCACCTTCCTGCTCAAAGATCTGAAGACTGCCCAAAGTTTGGGTATCTATGGGGTAAACCTAATTGACAAGCGTCCCTTCAACTCACGGGTATCTCTTTATAAGGACAAGAGGTATGTCATAGTAATGTATCACGTTGTTACCTGACATACAAGAGAATTGGAAAAAATACCATTGCTTAAGACATTCCTAACAGATGGTTTACTTCAGGAAACAAGTCCCCTATGATCAAGAGAACCCAAAGTGCAGTGACAATAAATTTCTTGGGAGAATAATTATGCTTACCACCTTAATTCTCACAAGCAACCTTTTCATTAAGGAAGCCGAGGAGACaaagtttagaaaattatttaaaaaaaaaaatgcctaTCAAAGAACCATATCTCAAGTGTACCATTTGACAAACCAGATGTTGTCAAAGGAGTTGATGAACCTAGCTGAaatccttttttgtttttcctcttttgATCATAGTTGAAACGAAACTTATGGCTTTTGTGATACTAAGATTAGACTAAACACGTAATCAAGTTGAAGAGTCAGTATACAGagtttcaagaaagaaataaactAGCCATCACCAAAGAACTACAAATATTGTTTCCAAACATGTTGAACCAAAAATGTGGCCTTGAATATGTCGTATCCTCACTCTTTCGAAGCTATATATAGGCCATTCAAATGCCAGTACCCACATAGAATCAAATAGCCTGTAAATACAAAGAACTCAAAAGCCACAATTGTATACAATTCTCCTCATATTACCAAGGATATGTTCACGTCTTTGATAATCTACGTCTCACAATTCTAGCAGATCACAAATACATAAATCAAAATCCTGCAGACTTTAGATCAAACCAAAACCAgcctcaacaaaaaaaaaggacaaagtCTTCAGAAAGTAAGTAGTGACTGTAATAAATTTGACAAACCCACAAAGGAATATGAAAGATCCGAGTAAATGTGCTGAAAAAGTTTTGAGGCACTAACCAACTGGAACTGATGAGGTCCCTCCAGTTTGGTGAAGAAACATTTCTAGGTCCAGAGACATGAAAAGCATAAGGATGATGACCCTCTTCTTTATTCTCCATCAAAACTACTTTCTCTCCTCCCTCACTACCACCACCACCTGTACTCTTCAAAATCTCGTCTTCCCCCAACTGTGCCATCACCAAAGTTCAAATCTTTATATATTCACTCCACAAAAACCCCACAGAAAAGAACAATTCCCACAAGCAGAACCCACTATTTTCTGCTTTTATTCTTATTCTTCTTGCTTTAACTTTTCTctgagtttttctttctttatcacCCCACCTAAGGATTTCTATCTATTTTTTCAGTGACCTCAGaaaaaacccagaaaaataaAGTGAGAAAAGAGTGGGCAGAAGTGACGGGATGAGAGGAAAGTTAGCTTTTTTGACAACGGGGAATTGGATTCTAAGGAATTAATGAGGATTTAAGATGCAGGTTAGTGTAGTAATGGCGTTGAGGAGTGATGATTAATTATGAGAGAGATAtatggggaaaaaaaaggtcaaaaacaACGCCTGAGAAGAAAACGGAACTCCAACGGTCATATTCCTTTTGGGATGTTGCTGGCAATTGGCAAGTTGCATTGTGTCCACGCGGTCTTTTGGTTCGTATAGTATCCTAGTACATTTCCCATACGCAGGTGGCACCTGGGATTTACGTTGGATTTCTTAATGATTTATGCCttctcttaaattttttttaaaaaaaaggaaaaaaaacaaaggaaatagATTAGGAGCatatttttggagttttttccaaaaaaaaaaaaaaacatagtaCCATGTATTTGGAAAAACATAGCCCCTAGGAAGGGGAAGATGGATGAGAggctaatttttaaaaatatattgaCTGATCTCTATTATTATATGAATTGGGGATCGTTGTATTTGGTTTTTTATTAGAGTGGGATTTAGATTAAGATTTAAATTTTGTCCTATAATTTGTGTCTAGTTAATACGTAGTTTCAATAAAAATTCAAGCATATGCATAACTAATATTAAAATGCCATTccaattttgacaaaaaaaaaaaacacaaccaTTAACCATTAACAATTGTCTAATTAATGGGAGTTGttaaatgtgtttttttttttttttgaggacaTTCCATTGTGACTTTTTCAATGTAATATGTACAATATTCTACTCAAATTCAAaatacgaaaaaaaaaaaaagcatgacATTATAAGATAATCAAATGGTGAAggaatcaaaatttttgaattcattttcccttctttctctGTACTTTTTTAAATCTCACCATGTCCctactaaaaaggaaaaaaaaaagaggcaaaaatGTCAATGTCTGAGTAGCATAAAATGTTTATCAAGCAATGTATGTCAACTAAATttgcaaattcaagaaaatctATGTTATGGGTGTCCTATAATCACTAACAATTATGTCCAAAATATTGAACACAATTAAATTCTATTAATTTTAATCTACTGGCTTGAATTGACATCCGATCAATTTGTGACTTCTTAACAccttttttgtgaaaaaaagaagagagaaagagaaaagaaaattaccCTTTTTTCCTCGTTGgaaaaaatgagaaataataacaaaacaccAAAACCAAAGGGCATAAAAAGAATATGAAGTTTAATTAgtattagtttttcttttctacctctatgtaagcttgtattttgtgttggcaaaagtcgggttgtgaggttgctcaagtgaaggttccTCTCTAGGAgatttcacaatgatgcacaaagatatatcaaatttaagcacaataaagaaaacttaattaaatagaaaagataagaaatgcaaaccaaatatcaatccaatagcctcttcaatagatggcgatgctaaccaagatgtacaagtgaaggctcagtccttcctcaccccaaacacactttggttgagtcaaggagttttacaactattctagtaaCTCTTTGGGTTGCATCGGGGATTACACTCTAGAATTAGGAAAAATCAGGCACGAAGCATTTCAACAGATTGCCGAAATAGTCCAAGAGAAAACGTGGATCCATCAGTAAAACTATCAACACGCTTTCAATATCACTTGTGTTCTGTTCTGTCCACCTCCAGGCCCAGATACCGGAAGAGTGGAAGCTAAGACCACCTGTGTCAACTGGGGCCCGAACGAAATATTTGTGGAGCAGCTATTTCCAACTGCATTTTAAATTGAGGCACCAAAAAATTAGCGAACTTTCTAAATTTCTTGAGAAAATTGAGGCAAAAACGATGGCAACTCAAATAACCTTCCAAAATCAACCTCAAGAAGAAGGCTTCCATTTCTTCCATGGCTTTAAACTTCAGCACTGTGCCTTTATACCAAAAACCCAATTCAATTATTGTTCCAAAATATAAGCCCTTTTTATGTTCATCTCCTTCACCTTCTTCTGCCATAGCTGCTGTATCTGAAAAAACAGGTGGTGGAGTTGCAGAGGAGGACCGTCCTGCTGTTTCTGGTACCCTCTGCtgttcttgaatattttttctTTACATTTCTTTCAACTAATCTAAATGAACTAGGAAATATGTCCATCTCATGACTgcaattttcttgtttcttggcaaTTTTGTTGCCACTTTGAAGTAAGCAAGTTGTTatattttgtgtgtgtgtgtgtttttttcatctttctttcttttttttttttaagaagcCTCTTCATTATTTTGACTGGGAAATGTTGCTTCCTGATTAACGAGCCTGAGCTGCTGCATATTCCAGTCCATTTTTGTTACACAAGAAAGCTctagttttttgtttaactaTTGATTGACATAGTTTAGCTGACTGATTACTTCCACTTTTCTCAAAGGGTCCTCTTCTACTCGGATGCAACTGGATCTCTTGGAGCAACTCACTGGTGGCTCACCAGTTGATGGTACTTCAACTCAAATTACAATCTCAACTCCAGAAACATGAACATAGATTATTGAACACTACTACATTACATTTTACATCTGTAACGACATTTACTGTAGGTTATGAGAGTGATGGGAGCTCCCCTGGACTAACAATTCGGGATCAGCTTGCTAATTTGGTTGGAGAGAGA
Above is a genomic segment from Coffea eugenioides isolate CCC68of chromosome 5, Ceug_1.0, whole genome shotgun sequence containing:
- the LOC113769845 gene encoding GDSL esterase/lipase At4g10955 — its product is MAQLGEDEILKSTGGGGSEGGEKVVLMENKEEGHHPYAFHVSGPRNVSSPNWRDLISSSWKDGNYKRTVIACFIQAVYLLELDRQEKRTPENALAPKWWIPFKYKLVQTLVDERDGSIYGGILEWDRSAALADFVLMRPSGAPRAVLALRGTLLKSPTIRRDIEDDLRFLAWESLKGSVRFHGALKALKSVAEKYGSSSICIAGHSLGAGFALQVGKALAKEGIYVEAHLFNPPSVSLAMSFRSIGEKAGFVWKRVRSMLPLNSENQGSTDPAATSIIAGMKQWVPHLYVNNSDYICCYYTDPDGAENSQTEKENTRPCSGNFAAKLFVMSKGNQKFLEAHGLEQWWSDDLEMQMAVQHSKLISRQLKSLYSGPPQQTQGKLQ
- the LOC113770425 gene encoding uncharacterized protein LOC113770425, translated to MALNFSTVPLYQKPNSIIVPKYKPFLCSSPSPSSAIAAVSEKTGGGVAEEDRPAVSGSSSTRMQLDLLEQLTGGSPVDGYESDGSSPGLTIRDQLANLVGERDDDFIVPLGKNLKKVSPKFLTISQKRNIKRQAYLDEVSERNDSVFFATIGAFVILPPVIILGIAVATGYVQLFHDI